The proteins below are encoded in one region of Ereboglobus luteus:
- the bamA gene encoding outer membrane protein assembly factor BamA codes for MKTIVTNPSLKRITRLVVLVSLLISPWAGVHAQHISAPGLAPTAPQPYRVGTVTVRFVGTANINEQLVRANMQVRPGIELDETMIDNDIRSLYRTGLFEFIEVKREVLPTRVINIIVEVTPKFRIQEIRFEGNKNVKSHTLEKETKSRQNMSLDERQVKADSDKIREYYQKKGYNRVYVSYDIERDRGTGYGTVIFKIREGNRVKIKDIQFTGNNSIKSKTLRGQLKDTKRWWMWSWLTGSGRFKDEEFEDDLDKLRDYYREQGFLDIEIPVSKVTYAYPTENRLVVTIAVEEGRQYRIGDITFSGNKLYPTPLFQLLIQQRPGMVFTPSKLDQDVETIQDFYGKDGYLETYVRMIRKPNIATGNIDVEYQINESEQYFVESIKIEGNTKTKGIVIIRELNLGPGEVFDMIRMKRSKMRLDNTRFFEDANLSPETTNIPGRRNLKIAVQEGRTGNLQFGAGFSSLEKAVVFAELSQSNFDLFNRKSFWQGAGQKFRIRLQLGSSSSEATINFEEPWFLQKELHLGFTLYRTSQNYDNSYYDDVRLGGQVSLRKRLFELFEGMISYTYEEAEYKDIESGYEQYFTRINKDGTDYVRNADGSVKIFDNDRISRIGFQLLRDTRNKIINTTDGGRIELTYHIAGGPLGGTMDYYALEFRGSQFFPIFRAQEQSLGVFLRAGVVEGFGDTPQVQYAQRFFLGGPYSLRGFENRDVGPKDSNGSSMGGNTYGMLSVEYSFDIVSPVRFAFFYDAGFVNEKSYDFNPSSYNDNFGFGLRLFVAGAPLSLDFGIPLTTDKWNHNGNQFNFSFGTRF; via the coding sequence TTGAAAACCATAGTAACCAACCCGAGCCTTAAACGGATCACGCGTCTTGTCGTCCTTGTCTCACTGCTCATCTCTCCATGGGCGGGCGTGCACGCGCAGCACATATCCGCGCCGGGGCTCGCCCCCACCGCACCGCAACCCTATCGCGTGGGCACCGTGACCGTCCGCTTTGTAGGCACGGCCAACATCAACGAGCAGCTCGTGCGCGCCAACATGCAGGTGCGCCCCGGCATCGAGCTCGACGAGACGATGATCGACAACGACATCCGCTCGCTTTACCGCACCGGGCTGTTTGAATTTATCGAGGTCAAGCGCGAGGTTCTGCCCACCCGCGTCATTAACATCATCGTCGAGGTCACTCCGAAATTCCGCATTCAGGAAATCCGTTTTGAGGGCAACAAAAACGTTAAGAGCCACACCCTCGAGAAGGAGACCAAGAGCCGCCAGAACATGTCCCTCGACGAACGGCAGGTGAAGGCCGACAGCGACAAAATTCGCGAATACTACCAGAAAAAAGGCTACAATCGCGTTTATGTGAGCTACGACATCGAGCGCGACCGCGGCACTGGTTACGGCACGGTCATTTTTAAAATCCGCGAGGGCAATCGCGTCAAAATCAAGGACATTCAGTTCACCGGCAACAACAGCATCAAATCCAAAACCCTTCGCGGTCAGTTGAAGGACACCAAGCGCTGGTGGATGTGGTCGTGGCTCACCGGCTCGGGCCGGTTCAAGGATGAGGAGTTTGAGGACGACCTCGACAAGCTTCGCGATTACTACCGCGAGCAAGGTTTCCTTGATATCGAAATTCCGGTCAGCAAGGTCACTTATGCCTATCCTACGGAAAACAGGCTTGTTGTCACCATCGCCGTGGAGGAGGGCCGCCAGTATCGCATCGGCGACATCACTTTCTCCGGCAACAAGCTCTATCCCACGCCGCTTTTCCAGCTTCTTATCCAGCAGCGTCCCGGCATGGTCTTCACCCCGTCGAAACTCGACCAGGACGTTGAGACAATTCAGGACTTCTACGGCAAGGACGGCTACCTTGAAACCTACGTCCGCATGATTCGCAAACCGAACATTGCCACCGGCAACATCGACGTCGAATATCAGATCAACGAGAGCGAACAATACTTTGTCGAATCCATCAAAATCGAGGGCAACACCAAGACCAAGGGCATCGTGATTATCCGCGAACTCAATCTCGGCCCCGGCGAGGTTTTCGACATGATACGCATGAAGCGCAGCAAAATGCGTCTCGACAACACCCGCTTCTTCGAGGACGCCAATCTTTCCCCCGAAACCACCAACATTCCCGGACGCCGCAATCTCAAGATCGCAGTTCAGGAGGGCCGCACGGGAAATCTCCAGTTCGGCGCCGGTTTCAGCTCGCTCGAAAAAGCCGTCGTTTTCGCCGAGCTCAGCCAGTCGAACTTCGACCTCTTCAACCGCAAATCCTTCTGGCAGGGCGCGGGCCAGAAATTCCGCATCCGCCTCCAGCTTGGTTCCAGCTCGTCGGAGGCCACCATCAATTTCGAGGAGCCGTGGTTCCTGCAAAAAGAACTCCATCTAGGCTTTACTCTCTATCGCACCAGCCAGAATTACGATAACTCGTATTACGATGACGTGCGCCTCGGCGGTCAGGTCTCGCTTCGCAAGCGGCTCTTCGAGCTTTTCGAAGGAATGATCTCCTACACCTACGAAGAAGCCGAATACAAGGACATCGAGTCCGGTTACGAACAATACTTCACCCGTATCAATAAGGATGGAACCGATTACGTCCGCAACGCGGATGGCTCCGTAAAAATATTCGATAACGACCGCATCTCCCGCATTGGCTTTCAGCTCCTTCGCGACACCCGCAACAAGATTATCAACACTACCGATGGCGGGCGCATTGAGCTCACCTACCACATCGCCGGCGGTCCTCTTGGCGGCACGATGGATTATTACGCGCTCGAATTCCGCGGCTCTCAATTTTTCCCCATATTCCGCGCGCAGGAACAATCCCTCGGCGTGTTCCTTCGCGCCGGCGTGGTTGAGGGCTTCGGCGATACGCCGCAAGTCCAATACGCCCAACGCTTCTTCTTGGGCGGACCTTATTCGCTGCGCGGCTTTGAGAATCGTGATGTCGGCCCGAAGGACTCAAATGGCTCAAGCATGGGCGGAAACACCTATGGCATGTTGAGTGTTGAGTATTCTTTCGACATCGTGAGTCCCGTCCGATTCGCGTTTTTCTACGACGCCGGTTTCGTGAATGAAAAGTCCTACGATTTTAATCCGTCCAGCTACAACGACAACTTCGGTTTCGGCCTTCGCCTCTTTGTTGCCGGCGCGCCGCTCAGTCTCGACTTCGGCATTCCGCTGACAACCGACAAGTGGAACCACAACGGCAACCAGTTCAACTTCTCGTTCGGAACCCGTTTCTAA
- the dnaB gene encoding replicative DNA helicase: MADDSASASDLNAAPEGASRRARGSRKTAAAGASAGLTTGRVQPHSLEAEEYLLSCCLIDGNDTVARCLEGKITAKSFYAPANQVIFDRLVEMYNNGVAIEGGTLAEELKTNRQLEEVGGYAYLTQISGRIPTVAQAPYFIEKVRELYLLRELIKVAANAIEACYTHAGPLESFIDNVEKDIFAVTQDRISDAAQQMSGPTRSAMELITKMAGHKGGLTGISSGLSSLDKFTYGFQPQEMIILAARPSMGKTSLALNFAEAAALPPPRNDRKSVGVLIFSLEMGSSQLALRLLCSRARVDTKKLRDGLYPPGGEEFSQLHQTADELSKAPIFIDDSSQLTIMELRAKARRLAARLKDTPTPLGFIMVDYLQLLSPTDSRVPREQQVAEASRGLKSLAKELNVPVLVLSQLNRAAEKDERVPRLSDLRESGSIEQDADVVLMLSRPKTADKTFQVAAPEADLIIAKQRNGPVGEIKLRFVSNITRFENHSNQPEP, encoded by the coding sequence ATGGCTGACGATTCCGCATCCGCATCCGACCTGAATGCCGCCCCCGAGGGCGCGTCTCGTCGTGCGCGCGGTTCGCGGAAGACGGCTGCTGCGGGCGCGTCCGCGGGGCTCACCACAGGTCGCGTCCAGCCGCACAGCCTTGAGGCGGAGGAATACCTTCTTTCCTGCTGTTTGATCGACGGAAACGACACCGTTGCCCGCTGTCTCGAGGGCAAGATTACCGCCAAGTCTTTTTACGCCCCGGCAAACCAGGTCATCTTCGACCGGCTCGTCGAGATGTATAACAACGGCGTGGCCATTGAGGGCGGCACGCTTGCCGAGGAACTCAAAACCAACCGCCAGCTTGAGGAGGTTGGCGGGTATGCGTATCTCACCCAGATCAGCGGACGCATTCCAACCGTCGCGCAGGCTCCTTATTTTATCGAAAAAGTCCGCGAGCTTTACCTGCTTCGCGAGCTCATCAAGGTGGCGGCCAATGCCATCGAGGCGTGCTACACGCACGCCGGTCCGCTTGAGTCGTTTATCGACAATGTGGAGAAGGATATTTTTGCCGTTACACAGGATCGCATTTCCGACGCGGCGCAGCAGATGTCCGGCCCCACGCGCTCGGCGATGGAACTCATCACCAAGATGGCGGGGCACAAGGGCGGGCTCACGGGTATATCCTCCGGGTTGTCCTCGCTCGACAAATTTACCTACGGCTTCCAACCGCAGGAAATGATCATCCTCGCGGCGCGCCCCTCGATGGGCAAAACCTCGCTGGCGCTCAATTTCGCCGAGGCCGCCGCGCTTCCGCCGCCGCGCAACGACAGGAAGAGCGTGGGCGTGCTCATTTTTTCGCTTGAAATGGGCTCCTCGCAACTCGCCCTGCGTCTTCTTTGCTCCCGCGCGCGCGTGGACACAAAAAAACTTCGCGACGGCCTCTACCCGCCCGGCGGCGAGGAGTTTTCCCAGCTTCATCAAACCGCCGACGAACTCAGCAAGGCGCCCATCTTCATCGACGATTCGAGCCAGCTCACCATCATGGAACTGCGCGCCAAGGCGCGCCGCCTCGCCGCCCGTCTCAAGGACACGCCGACGCCGCTCGGTTTTATCATGGTGGATTATTTGCAGCTTCTCAGTCCCACCGATTCGCGGGTGCCGCGCGAGCAGCAGGTCGCCGAGGCGTCGCGCGGGTTAAAATCGCTTGCGAAGGAACTAAATGTTCCCGTTCTTGTATTAAGTCAGCTTAATCGTGCCGCTGAAAAAGATGAACGCGTCCCCCGACTCTCCGACCTCCGTGAATCCGGCTCCATCGAACAGGATGCCGACGTTGTGCTCATGCTCTCCCGTCCCAAAACCGCGGACAAAACCTTCCAGGTTGCCGCGCCCGAGGCGGACTTAATTATTGCCAAGCAACGAAACGGGCCGGTAGGAGAAATCAAACTACGCTTTGTCAGTAACATTACACGCTTTGAAAACCATAGTAACCAACCCGAGCCTTAA
- a CDS encoding M12 family metallo-peptidase, with the protein MKNKTRQRLAAGVVMALCIASALCILWQAGKQAMPITPSQSLVDAKADERMMSLSAAASLSRIYDDGVSGQNRDAEQHSSQPPSMFDDAVMVDVREILPNLSQPVTKWSDYTPELLTLAFPGGRTVDYAMTSVREEHGRTIWSGRSDANDASAFLVTVATADTWYVETTDPHTGNNVIYYATGASVRSLVREPTRGACDVVVSGAATSHVADTQSQPEAHVLANESESVVAAASTRNVDVVFFYDQTAFARSGSNAETIKSQAITQIARSNKILENSGVDAFRWNFAGVYQIPAYDSDEDPDPMGALSAMSNQQGTVGSYVYRRAQYHGADQMLLYFGKRDSTYAGMAQIDGRYSVVYYGADYQTLTHELAHNFGCRHDRDESATSATDDDGNYHYGHLFEAPLYTSGTVGTVMSYANVYQGSMREDYFSNPSVEFHGVPTGVPAGEPRAADNARVLREQAATMASYGSVPGKPPFIVTHPRSGHYQVTSAITLRVRTDIDQVFYQWRKDGRDIKDATNAEYKIDCAQEPHAGRYTVHVSNIKGSMTSNEAVIGVGGNNGWGWGYGTGESDLGGDDVSGGGGAPGLYYFSALLMLALFRRAFARGSRK; encoded by the coding sequence GTGAAAAACAAAACCAGACAACGATTGGCAGCTGGCGTCGTGATGGCGCTGTGCATTGCTAGTGCCCTCTGCATACTATGGCAGGCCGGAAAACAGGCAATGCCGATAACGCCTTCGCAGTCGCTGGTCGATGCGAAGGCCGACGAGCGAATGATGTCATTGTCCGCTGCCGCCAGCCTGTCACGGATTTATGACGATGGCGTGTCCGGACAAAATAGGGACGCCGAACAACATTCCTCCCAGCCGCCGTCGATGTTCGATGACGCTGTCATGGTTGATGTGCGCGAAATCCTTCCCAATCTATCACAGCCCGTGACCAAGTGGAGCGATTACACGCCGGAATTGCTGACGCTCGCTTTTCCCGGCGGGCGCACAGTTGATTACGCCATGACTTCCGTGCGCGAGGAGCATGGGCGCACCATTTGGAGTGGACGTTCCGATGCCAATGACGCCTCGGCGTTTCTCGTTACTGTGGCGACAGCGGACACTTGGTATGTTGAAACAACCGATCCCCATACGGGCAATAATGTCATTTATTACGCAACCGGGGCATCCGTGCGCAGCCTTGTCAGGGAACCCACGCGCGGGGCGTGCGATGTTGTCGTTTCGGGCGCGGCGACATCGCACGTGGCGGACACTCAATCGCAACCGGAAGCGCATGTGTTGGCAAATGAGTCGGAGTCAGTTGTTGCCGCTGCGTCTACGCGCAATGTGGATGTGGTTTTTTTCTATGATCAAACAGCGTTTGCCCGTTCTGGCAGCAATGCGGAAACGATCAAGTCGCAGGCAATAACCCAGATCGCCCGTAGCAATAAGATACTTGAAAACAGTGGCGTGGATGCATTTCGGTGGAATTTTGCGGGAGTTTATCAAATTCCTGCCTATGATTCCGATGAAGATCCCGACCCCATGGGCGCGCTTTCAGCCATGTCGAATCAGCAGGGGACGGTGGGCTCCTATGTCTATCGCAGGGCTCAATACCACGGTGCCGACCAGATGCTCTTGTATTTTGGGAAAAGGGATTCCACCTATGCCGGGATGGCCCAGATAGACGGGCGCTATTCGGTTGTTTATTATGGCGCGGATTATCAAACGCTGACGCACGAACTGGCTCACAACTTTGGTTGTCGCCACGACAGGGATGAGTCCGCCACAAGCGCCACCGACGATGATGGAAACTATCATTATGGACACCTTTTCGAGGCACCCCTTTACACGAGTGGCACGGTGGGCACGGTGATGTCTTACGCAAACGTGTATCAGGGCTCCATGCGAGAGGATTATTTCAGCAATCCCTCGGTCGAGTTTCATGGTGTTCCGACGGGTGTGCCCGCAGGCGAGCCAAGGGCCGCGGACAATGCCCGGGTTCTTCGCGAGCAAGCGGCGACTATGGCAAGTTATGGATCGGTTCCCGGCAAGCCCCCCTTTATTGTGACCCATCCGAGGTCGGGGCATTACCAAGTTACCAGTGCAATAACATTGAGAGTAAGGACGGATATTGACCAAGTGTTTTACCAATGGCGAAAGGATGGCAGGGATATTAAGGACGCCACAAACGCTGAGTATAAGATTGATTGCGCTCAAGAACCGCATGCGGGCCGCTATACCGTGCATGTTTCCAACATCAAAGGATCCATGACAAGCAACGAGGCCGTGATCGGCGTCGGCGGTAACAACGGCTGGGGCTGGGGTTACGGCACGGGCGAGTCTGATTTGGGTGGCGATGATGTTTCCGGCGGCGGCGGCGCGCCCGGGCTGTATTATTTTTCGGCACTCCTCATGCTTGCGCTCTTCCGTCGCGCATTCGCGCGCGGATCGCGGAAATAG
- a CDS encoding DUF11 domain-containing protein: protein MTTKLRSIFPILAVLFALVAPMRADVAQPSYPRPPEPETAPSRFGSDLYTVDKILVESTSVVGEMARYRIRVEALGDIEQIRVLENLPAGLEYVSAEPAPAETKGGSYMWTWPNMTRGTSQDIVITVRPTQGGWFVTNTKVAVVPTLGLPIFAGTPKLELTKTGPTQAELGDDINFRLTVSNVGNAPARDVIVSDTLPAGLYGPDRSSNVVTHRVGTLAAGETRIIDVPVKAGIKGEWDNRANAYSTHHVQANAVAHVSIVESKVSITKTGPDRAFVFSTGGYAIKLTNEGDTVLENIQLTDEIPEGARYIGSSYGGAVSGNHVSWTIDRLAPGESTIREVQISAQRPATLTAVASAKLATGRTAHASATTEWEGAPGVLTEIVDDVDPVKTGTRVTYSIKITNQSPMRELTSDAVFTLAPNMSVVEVTKNMRAEVSGRTITIKNISLKARGSVSFKIVAKADEPGIGGIRFEFGSGLLPRPVVKEESTYVY from the coding sequence ATGACTACAAAACTCCGCTCCATTTTCCCGATCCTCGCGGTTCTTTTTGCGCTTGTTGCGCCGATGCGCGCTGATGTTGCCCAGCCATCGTATCCACGTCCGCCCGAGCCCGAGACCGCTCCGTCCCGCTTCGGCTCCGATCTCTACACGGTGGACAAGATACTCGTCGAATCCACAAGCGTCGTGGGCGAGATGGCGCGCTATCGCATCCGTGTCGAGGCGCTCGGCGACATCGAGCAGATTCGCGTCCTTGAAAATCTTCCCGCCGGTCTCGAATACGTCAGCGCCGAGCCCGCGCCCGCCGAAACCAAGGGCGGATCCTACATGTGGACATGGCCCAACATGACCCGCGGCACTTCGCAGGACATCGTTATCACCGTGCGCCCGACGCAAGGTGGTTGGTTTGTGACCAATACGAAGGTCGCCGTCGTCCCCACGCTCGGACTCCCCATCTTCGCGGGCACTCCGAAACTCGAGCTCACCAAGACTGGCCCCACGCAGGCCGAGCTCGGCGACGACATCAACTTCCGTCTCACCGTTTCCAACGTCGGCAACGCGCCCGCGCGCGACGTCATCGTCAGCGATACGCTGCCCGCCGGCCTCTACGGCCCCGATCGCAGCAGTAATGTCGTGACGCACAGGGTCGGCACCCTCGCTGCCGGTGAAACCCGCATCATCGACGTCCCCGTGAAAGCCGGCATCAAGGGCGAGTGGGACAATCGCGCCAACGCCTACTCGACGCACCATGTGCAGGCCAACGCCGTCGCGCATGTTTCCATCGTCGAATCCAAGGTCTCCATCACTAAGACCGGCCCTGACCGAGCGTTCGTTTTTTCGACGGGCGGCTATGCCATCAAGCTCACCAACGAGGGCGACACCGTCCTTGAAAACATCCAGCTCACCGACGAAATCCCCGAGGGCGCGCGTTATATCGGCTCCTCCTATGGCGGCGCTGTCAGTGGCAACCATGTGTCCTGGACCATCGACCGCCTCGCTCCCGGAGAGAGCACGATTCGCGAAGTTCAGATCTCCGCGCAACGCCCCGCCACACTGACCGCGGTCGCCAGCGCGAAACTCGCCACGGGACGCACCGCGCACGCCTCCGCGACCACCGAGTGGGAAGGCGCGCCCGGCGTGCTCACCGAGATCGTGGACGATGTTGACCCGGTCAAGACCGGCACCCGCGTCACCTACAGCATCAAGATCACCAACCAGAGCCCCATGCGCGAACTCACCAGCGACGCCGTGTTTACGCTTGCGCCCAACATGAGCGTGGTCGAGGTCACGAAGAACATGCGCGCCGAGGTTTCCGGTCGCACCATCACGATCAAAAACATAAGCCTGAAGGCGCGCGGCTCGGTTTCCTTCAAGATCGTCGCGAAGGCGGACGAACCCGGCATCGGCGGCATCCGCTTCGAGTTCGGCAGCGGCCTGCTCCCGCGTCCCGTGGTCAAGGAAGAATCGACTTACGTGTATTGA